A genomic stretch from Acidobacteriota bacterium includes:
- a CDS encoding RNA polymerase sigma factor, protein MESREFDYDALVRPLEPRMMRSIWRIVRQREAAEDALQDALTVVWKKREAIARHPRPEALILRIAVSSAYDAVRKSRRFLRHEVHGLTDPGDDGVSATAEKGLEDRELRAAVLAAIGRLPRRQATALLLHVIEERSYEDIARAMGCSESTARVHVMRGRAGLARRLSRQFPGCAGRPDRAGRESRS, encoded by the coding sequence GTGGAGAGCCGGGAATTCGATTACGACGCCCTGGTCCGGCCGCTCGAGCCGCGGATGATGCGTTCGATCTGGCGGATCGTCCGCCAGAGGGAGGCGGCCGAGGACGCCCTCCAGGACGCCCTGACGGTCGTCTGGAAGAAGCGGGAGGCGATCGCCCGGCATCCACGGCCCGAGGCCCTGATCCTGCGGATCGCCGTCTCCTCGGCCTACGACGCCGTGCGCAAGAGCCGGCGCTTCCTCCGCCACGAGGTCCACGGCCTGACCGATCCCGGGGACGACGGGGTTTCGGCTACGGCCGAAAAGGGGCTCGAAGACCGGGAACTCCGGGCGGCTGTCCTCGCCGCCATCGGCCGGCTGCCCCGGCGGCAGGCGACGGCGCTCCTCCTTCATGTCATCGAGGAACGCTCCTATGAGGATATCGCCCGGGCCATGGGCTGCTCGGAATCGACGGCCCGGGTCCACGTCATGCGCGGCCGGGCCGGCCTGGCCCGGCGGCTGTCCCGCCAGTTCCCCGGCTGCGCCGGGAGGCCGGATCGGGCCGGCAGGGAGT